In Nitrospinota bacterium, the genomic window GGCTTGATGATATAGTCGTCCGCTCCCATGTTCAAAAGCAGCTTGATGTTCTCCTTTTCGGAGATGGTGGTGGCCACCACAATGGGAATGAACTGGTATTTCCTGTCGTCCCGGATAAGCTCCACCAGCCGCCGCCCGTCCATGTTGGGCATATTGATATCGGTGATGATCATGTCTATCTCGGCGTGGCGCGCCTTTAGCGCCTCAAATCCCTGCACCCCGTCCACAGCCTCTATCACCGAGTGGCCGTTTTTCTCCAGAAGGTATTTGGTGACAGCCCGGATGGTGCTGGAGTCCTCCACCAGAAGGATGCGGAAAGACTTCAGGGATTTTTCCGCCTCGAAAGTCCTGGTGATGAATTCTGCCAGCGTCCCGGCGGAAAACGGCTTGGGCAATATCTTTACAGTGTTGGACTTTAGCCCGTTTTCCTTGTGCACCCCCAGGTCCACCCCGGTGACGACAACCACCGGAATGTCCCGCGTTATCTCCATCACCTTAAGGTCGCTGATCAGCTTCACGCCGTCAAAACCGCCGATGTACGGATCGATAATGATTATGCTGGGGGGATTTTCACGGGCCATGGCAAGGCCGTCCTTTGCGACGCTGGCGCTTATGGCGGCAACGCCCACGGATTCGAGCTCATCCTCGATAATCATCCGGGAGACGCTGTTATCATCAATGATAAGCGCCGTCCGTCTTTTCTCGGCTTGCTCAGCGTTCATTATCTTGCGAGTTTCCCATTATTCGAGTAAAGTCCCGCTTTCCCTTTACGGGATTCTCACCACTTCTTAACATAATATGCCAGACCAGTCCCATTATGTTATCATCTTTTCGCATGCGAACGCTAGACCGCTATATTTTCAAGGAACTGGCCAAGATTTTCTTCCTGGCGGCCCTTGTCCTGTTGTGCGTACTCCTTCTGGAAAAGGTGAACTTCCTTTCCGGCCTCCTTTTGACCAAAGGCGCGTCATTCGGGGCGATCGGGATGATATTGCTGTATCTGAGCCCGTCGTTTATGGTTCTGGCCGCGCCGCTGGCGTGTCTTATGGCGGCGCTGATGGTCTTTTCCAGGCTTTCGGCGGAGAACGAGATAACGGCCATGAAATCCTCCGGAATGTCCATGGCAAGGATACTTGCCCCGGCGGCGGCCCTGTCCGCGGTCGTTTTCGCCGCAACGCTGTATCTGTCTGTGAACGTTGTGCACGAGGGGAACATAAGGTTCGCCCAGGTGGTGCGCGATGTGCTGGGGGCCAATGTAAACCTCCAGTTGAAGGAACGCAAGTTCAACGAAAGCTTCAACGGCCTGCTGATCCATATAACCGAGAAAAAAGACGGGTATCTTTATGGCGTGTTCATTTCCGACCAAAGGAGGCGTGATAAACCCCGGATAATTGAGGCGAGGAAAGGCCGCCTTGCCGGATCGGACGAAGCACAGCAAGCGGTGATGGAGCTTTCCGACGGCGTCATCCATTCTTTGGACATAAGCGGAGCGTACCAGACGATTTCATTCGGCCAGTACACCCTCCGGCTGGACCTTTCCGGGGAGTACGCAAAGCCGATGGAGAAAGAAATCCCCCAGCTTTCCATCGCCGAACTTGGCGAAAGGATCGACAGGCTGAAAAGTGAAGGACGCGGAGCCTATGCGGAACTTGTGGCGCTGCACAAGGCCTTTTCAGCTCCCGTCGGATGCCTGATCCTCGGTGTGCTGGGAGCGCCCCTGGGCATAATGACCCACCGCCGCGGCTCGGCCGGGGGGTTTGGCATGGGGGTGGTGATGATACTGGTGAACTATCTTTTGTGGATGATAGGGCAAGGGCTCGGCTCGGAAGGGAAACTGCCGCCGGTGATAGCGATCTGGGCTCCAAACATAATAATGGGGGGGGCCTGCGTCTTTCTGGCCATGCGCGTTTCAAAGGATGGCGAGCCGACCATGGCCGAACGATGGATATCCGAGGCGATCCATAAATTATCAAGGAAGTGAAATGCCCGATTATGTTGTGTGGCTGGATGAAAAACTGTTTTTGTGGATCAACAACGGCTGGTCCACCCCGGCGCTTGATTATTTCTTCACGGCCGCGACAATAGCCGGCAACGCCGCTGGATGGTTTTGCCTGGGGCTTTTGTGGACACTTCTTTTCGGCGCTAAAAACCTTAAAAGAGGCGCGGCTGTTTTTACGATAGCGATGGTGGTGGCCGGGCTTCTGATGCATGGGACGAAAGAATTGGCCGGCAGAGACAGGCCTCTGGAACATTTCAAGAAAAAGATCGAGGCGGGAGAAGTGACCGTCAAAGTCCCATACGAGCGCTTGACGGCCAACTCATTCCCATCAGGCCACGCCCAGGCGGCGTTCACAGCGGCCACATTTCTGGCGCTGTACTACAGGCGTTATGGCGCCCTTCTCCTTGGAATGGCGATTATAGTTGGAATATCAAGGATTTACGTGGCCGCCCATTTCCCGGCGGACGTGGCGGCGGGTGCTTTGATAGGGGCGTTTTTTGGATGGCTTGCCTGGAAATTGGATCCGAAAGCGCCTGTATCCAACGTTTTAAAGGAGCCAGCGTCCGAAACAAATGTGTAAAGCCCCGGCGGGGTGTGGCCGATACATATGCTATAATGCAAGATGAAAAAAGGGACATGAAATGAAGATAGACGGCCTTGACCCGCTGAAAAACCTCACAAAAACCGGCTCCGCCAAACCCTCAGAGCCTGTTTCGGGCCAGTCGTTCATGGACGTGCTGTCGGGCCTTACTTCAAAAGAGACCGGCCAGACAAGCGCACCGTCATCTATGGGCGCGCCAATCCCCTTGAGCGGCGTTCCATTCATCGCCCCGGTTTCCAGCGATCTTTCCGCGATAGACGCTTCATCTTTGATGAACAGCCTGGACAGCGTCCTGTCGGATCTTTCGATGTTCAAAAACGCCCTTGGCAACAACCAGATTCCCCTTGAGCGCCTAAAACCGCTTATGGACGAATTGCTGGCCAGAAAAGACGAACTGGTCGGTTTCATCGGCAAGATAGACGACAAGGAGCTTAAGAGCATTGTTTCGGACGCTCTCAATCTTGTGATGGACCAGGCGAACCAGTACCAGGCCAGCTACGCCGCGTAACGGCTTCCCGGTTATAAACATCAATAAAACGCGAATCCGGTTTTTGACCGATGCTTATTTGCGCCCATTCATCCCTGTCCAGATATTCCAGGTGTCACCTCTCCGGGCGCTCACGGCGCAAGAATGCAATTGAAAATACAAAAGATGTGTGTCTAAAATTAAGCCCTTTTCCAATGGAAAAGCTTCAATTGTGAAAGTATGCGCGCCAATTCCCGGCAATACGGAATCTGGCGGAAGCTCGATATCTTGATTAACGGATCTAATGTCAAAATTTAAGTGCCTTTTCGTGGTCAACGGCCTTGGAATGGGCAATTCGACCCGCTGCCACGCGATAATGCAAAAGCTGTACGGCCACGCCGATGTCCACGTGATAACCTCGGGCAACGGCCTTTTGTACATGCGGGAAGTGAAAGAAATCGCCAGCCTTTCCCGGATGGACGGCTTTTTCTACGCCAACGCAAAAGGAAAAGTCAGCGTTGGCAAAACACTCCTGTCCGCGGGGGAATTGATGCGGCTCGCCTGGAGAAAGTCAAACCAGCTAAAAGCGGTGATAGACAAAATAAAGCCCGATCTGGCCGTGTGCGATTCGGAGTATGCGATCCTGCCGTTGAAAAGGGCCGGCATCCCGGTCATCGCATTCAACAATTCGGACGTGGTGACTTCACTGTACCTGGGTGGAAAGAATCTGCCGGGGGACATCCGGGCCCAGTTCTGGGCTGTGGAGATGATGGACTATCTGTTCCATAAATCATTTTTCGACCTTGTGATCAGCCCCTCGGCCGTCAATTTGCCGGTGAATAATGAAAGGTTCCGCAGGGTGGGGCTGGTTGTTCGAAACGAGGTGGAGCATGAGGCGAAGAAGAGCAAAGAGGGGGGTTTTGCGCCGCCGAACACTATGAAAAAAGTATGCGTCATGCTGTCCGGATCGGTGTTCGCCTCGAAATTGGAGGGGGCGCTTAACAGATTGCCGTATGAAGTTGACGTGGTGGGAAGGGAAGGCGCGTCCGAGGGCGCCGTCAAATATCATGGAAAGCTGCTCAACAGCGTCCCGATGCTCGCCAGCGCGGACATCCTTGTGATCAACGGCGGATTTTCCGCCGTCAGCGAAGCGCTGGCCCTGAACAAGCCGACAATTATCATCCCGGTCCCCGGCCACGCGGAGCAATATATCAATGGGACGATCATAGAGAAACTGGGCAGGGGATTCATCGCCAGGGAAACGGATGTCGTCGAACTTTTGGCGCGGCTTCACAATTCAAATTCCTGGGGCGCCATAAAGCCGTGGGGTCCCCATATCGGGATAGATGGCGCGGCGCAAGCGGCGTCGGAAATTTTGAAATTCCATGACCAGCGCAAGCTTCTGGGCCGCTGATTAAAGCCTGCCGCGCAACCCGCCGATTCCATATCTCCGGCGCTTTGATTCCTTGTTAATGCCGTTTTGGGATCGCTCAAAATGCTTGCATGCGGCGAAAATAGAGAATAAAATTCAATTTTTGCCGGAGCGGGGAACCTCCGGTTTTCACCAACATACCCGAGGCCCTGATGGTTATAAGCAAGTTTGTCACCGACGATGGTATCGTGATTTTCAGGTTGAGCGGAAAGCTCATTTCATCGACCTTGGACAAGCTCAAGACCACGCTTGATGGCGCCCTGACAGAGGATGGGTGCAAGATCGTGATCAATTTAAGGCAGGTCAATATCATGGACTCGGTCGCCGTCGGCCTTTTGATCAGCCGGTTTAAGACAGCCGGAAAGAAAAAGGGGTTTCTCAAGTTCTGCGAGTTGCAGCCATCCATCAAAAAATTAATGAGCCTCGCCGACCTGGACAAGTGGCTGGAGATATACGAAATGGAAGAAGAGGCTGTGGCCTCTATGCGCGTTACGGCCTGAATCAATCTCCAATCCACCCGATCCAGTGTCTTAAATCAAGACGCCATTGTGATCGGTTACACTACATCAATAACGCCCGCCATTAACTTAGCCAACAAATAAACAATTGTTATTCAAATAGATAACAATATGGCACGGCTGTTGCAATATTCTTTGCCATGCAACAGTTTGAGGGAAAATAAAATGTCGAAGAATGGTTTGGAAATGGCGGTGAAGGTGTTCGGGATAGCCTCTGTGATCACGATCAACCTGGCGATCGCTTACATAGTAAAAATGGCCTTTATCGGCTAATCGTTGAGTCTGGCCGGGATTAGATATTCGTCCGGGCAGTTACAGAGCCTTTCAAAGACCGTCCGTCTTGTTCCCCTCTCAATTCCCCTCAAGGCGGACGGTTTCTTTTTATAAAAGCTAGATCGCCTCGTCCCCCCGCTCTCCCGTCCTGATCCTCACTATCTCCTCCACAGGGATGACGAATATCTTTCCGTCGCCTATCCTGCCTGTGTGGGCGGAAGATGATATGGCGTTGACCACCTCCTCGACCATGTCATCGCTGATGACTATCTCAAGCCTGATCTTCGGCAGGAAGTCCACCACATACTCGGCGCCCCTGTAAAGCTCCGTATGGCCCTTCTGGCGGCCGAATCCCTTCACCTCGGTGACAGTGAGGCCGTGGACGCCAACTTCGTTTAACTTGTCCTTTACTTCATCGAGCTTGAACGGTTTTATGATCGCTTCGATTTTTTTCACGTGCCTGCGCCCTCGTCAACTGGTTGGTCCTGGCCCGGGTCTTAAGCTCCGGGCCGATTTAATATTGTCTTGCGATTTCCAATTATACCGGAATTAACAGTTCAAGCCATGCGGTCAAAGTCCTTTTTCCGTTAAAAAGCAAGGCATGGGTCAGCCAAGGGTGGCTCCACGCAGACGGTAAATGATACCGTCGGTCATTTCCCTGTCGAAAACCAGCGTTCCCTTTACTGTCACCGGATCCTGGGTGTATGCCATCGCTTCCACCGGCTCCACGAACACCATGGCGTCCGGGCCGGATGGGGGGCAGAAAAAGCATGAAGGGGCGTATTTAGAGACTATCAGGCGCTTAATGCGGGTTCCGGGCTCCATGGGTGTGATAAAGCCGGTCACTTTCACCAGGGCGCCGTTGAGGGCCAGCACACTTTTGTCCGCCTCAACGCTGAATATCCGGTTCTGCTCGGTGACGTAGTTTATTTTGACTTTGGCCAGCGTTTCCCATGGGACGGAGCCCGCCGCAAGGTTACCAAGGTGCCGCCCGGGCATGAGCGCCGCATGCTCTTTTACTGTGACCCAGGGGACGATGAAGAATAGAACAGCCAGCAAGATCAGGCTTGCGATGTCCCGTTTTAGCGGTTTTCCGGCTCCTTCTTTCATAAAAAGACGCCGGAGTATCGTTAGCAATCTGTCCACAGTTCACTCCGTTTCGGAAAGGGTTTCCGCCACGTCGGTGGAATAGGCATGGAACGCCGGAATCAGCGAAGCCAAAAGGCCCGTGGCGCCCGTTATCGCCGCAAGATAAAGATCATTCATGGTTAAAACCGGCAGGTCTAACGCCAACTGGCGGGTTCTATCAAGCCAAATCCCGGCCGCCGCCGCCGCCGTATGGCCAAGGAAAAGGCCAGCCACAATTCCCAGGGCGGTGATGATAAGACCTTCCAGAATGATGTGGGCAAACAGCTTTGCCCGGGAGGCGCCAAGAAGGCGCATTATGGCCAGATCGCGCCGGCGCTCCTTCATGGCGCTGTACAGGGCCAGGAACACTCCAAGCCCGGCGGTCACGATCAACGTATAGAAAAAGCCTTTCATCACCTCCATTCCGGACCCGAGGACGGCCATGATCCTTGCAGTCTCGAACGCGGGAGATGCGGCCTGTAATTGACCGATTGCGTTTATTTTGCGTGGAAAGGAAAGAGCCGCCATAGGCGTGGAGTATGTGACCAGCAAGGCGGTAATCTCACTTTCGCCGGCCGCATGGCTTTTGTGGACCTCCCACACGCTTTCAAGAGAAGTGAGAATAAGCCTGTCCAGCACCGATCCGGTGGGCTCAAGAATCCCCACAACTGTATATGACATTTCCGCGTGGGTTTCCATGGCCGCTGTAACGCCATGGGCTCCAGCAAAGCTGCCGCCGGTCTTAAGCCCTGTTTCCCGCGCAACCCTGGCTCCGATCACAGCTTCCATCGGCGCGGCCCAGAGTTTGCCCGAGGCCAGGCGCGCTCCGTATTTATTTGGATACTCTGCCGTAGTCCCCACAATCCGGAAACTTTCAAAACTGTCTCCCAGGGAAACAGGTATGGCTGAGGCGACTTCGGGGCTTTTGGCCACACTCTCGGAAAGGGAGAGGGGGATATTGCCGGTGGGCATGTCCATCTGGTAAACGGCCGACAGCACAAGCTGGGCCGGGCTTCCTTTTGCGCCAACAACAAGGTCAATCCCGCCGGAGTCTTTTACAAGCCTCCCCTCCGCCTGGCCCAGCAGGGCCATCGCCGCGGTAATCCCCGCCACTCCCGCCGCCATCAGGAACGAATAAAGCAGGGAGGAGAATGCCTTGCGCCGGATGTATATCAGGCTTATCCGAAACAGGTTCATCCGGCTCCAAGCTCCAGCTTGTTGTGAAAAGCGGGCTTCACCCTCATGTCGTGAGTGGCCACAATGAGCGTGGCCCCGTTCCGGCGGGCCGTTTCCAAAAGCAACTCCAAGGCAGCGCCGCAGTTGCGCTCGTCCAGGCTGGAAGTCGGCTCGTCGGCAAGGATGATTTTGGGCCTGTTGACCACCGCCCGCGCCACCGCCGCACGCTGCGCCTGGCCGGCGCTTAATTGCGACGGGAGGGCGTTGGCCTTATCCTGTATCCCCATGCTTTGAAGAATGTCCATGGCGCGCGCGCGATCTCGCTTCAATCCGGCCATATACTGCGCCAACAGGAGGTTTTCCAACACGGTCATGGCGCCAACAAGGCATCGCCCCTGGAATACGATGCCTATATTTTTGCCACGAAACAGGTCCATCCGCGCGGCGGGCATTTTTGTTATGTCCTCCCCGGCGACGGTCAAAACGCCGGACTCCGGTTTTAGAAGCCCGGCGATAACATGCAGCAACGTGGTTTTACCGCATCCGGAAGGGCCGAGCACAGCCCAGTGTTCACCTGGCTTGACGTTCCATTCCGGCAAGTTCAGGACAGGCGAGCCGCCTCGGGTGACGTTAAGATTGTTTATCGCTATCATTGCTGTTATATGACAGAGCGCCGAATATATTTAATAATTTCAAGACGGCGAAACCACTTGTTGGCGAATGGGAAAAATGCCTTTTCTCTGGCTCGGCTTATTTCCACGGGTATTTGTCAAAATAATGCCTAAGCTGCTTTTTTAGAAACCGTTTCCCGGAACCGCTTTTTAAGAATAATTCCCTCGATTTTGCGTCTTTCTCCATTATATAAGCTTCGTAATATACAAGATTGAGCGGCCTTCGGTCCTTTGTGGAAGCAACTTTTCCTTGTTCATGGTATTTGATTCGTTCATTAAGGTCACCACTAACGCCCGTGTAAATCCCACCATCCTTACCACTATGCAGCACATAAACGTAAAACATGTCGTGGCGCCGGATTAAGATGTTATATCGGCAAGCTTACCAGCATGACGTGGCCCCGTAAAGTCAGCCTGCGGCCGACCACGGGGCTCACGTAAAATGGCTCGATTGACGGAATTAATAAATGGTTTTGTACAAGGTGGCGTAGCCACGTGATGGCGAACATAAGTGAGCCATTTTACGTGGTGCGCCCGGCAGGAGTCGAACCTGCGGCCTTCAGAGCCGGAGTCTGACGCTCTATCCTCTGAGCTACGGGCGCCAAAAGAATAACGATTCTAGCACATGGCGGGCACGCGGGCAAAAAACGGCTTAAACCTGATTGAAATAAAAAGCTTATCCGAATAGAATGAACGTCACGAACTTAAGTTAGGACCATTGAAAAGGGGATTCGTTGAACTTTAAGTTTTCGGCTTGCGGCGTCAATTCAAACCGATGGCGGTTTGTTTCATTAGCAGCTCTGTTGGCGTTGCCGTTTCTTCTGATGGCCCCCTTGGCCACTCATGCCCTTTCGCTCGGAAAAATCCGGGTCACAGGTTCCACAACCAACCAGTTCAAGGCTGAAATCCCCGTGCAAAGCGATGGCAAGGGGGGGCTGGTGGTGTCGCTTGGCTCGGAAGCGGACTACCGCAGGTTGAGACTTGTCCGCCCGCAGTTTTTGGACAACCTTCATATTCAGGTGGCGGACCACCCTTCAAATCCCGGCCAGAAGATAATCTATATCACGAGCCCCGATCCGATATATCAGCCCTCGTTCAACCTTATCGTAAAGGCGTTCATGAGCGGCGGTCAGATAATGGAGAGCTATTTCCTGGCCCTGGATTTCCAGAAAAACCTTTCGCTTGAGATGGCCTCCGGAAAAGACGAGGACAAGGCCGGAGTCCAGCGGGCCGCAAGCGGGCTTGAGGCGGGGAGTGAGGCGGGAAGTTCCGCGGAGTTGGACAAGATAAGGCTTGAAGAAATGGAAGCGTCCCGCCGCGAGGACAGGATACGGTCCGCGCTCAAAGGGGAGCAGCCCGCCGCCCAAACTCCTCCTGCAGCCGCTGAACCAAAGCAGCCGGCTTCCAAGCCGGAACCTGCTGTAAAAGCTGAATCGACCGCCATGGCGGACATAAAATCAAGCGAGGAGTCCGCCAGCGCCAGGCAGTACATAACTTCAACAGAGCAACCAGCGCCGCAAGCCGCTCCGGCCAAGAGCGAAGAGCCCATAGAGATAGTTATCAAGGGGGACGAAACGCAGGTGAAAAAACCTTCCGGTGAGGTGGTTACCAGCGTTGAGCCGTCCCCTGCCCCGTCAAAGCCGGTTGCTGTCGAAGGGGGATCGTACACTGTGGCGGGCGGGGACACGATGTTCAAAGTCGCCCACAAGATCGGCGTAAGCCAGGTTGGCGTGAACAAATATGTTGTCGCCCTATGGAAGAAAAACAAAAAGAGCTTTATACGCGGCAACATCCACGGGCTGAAAAAGGACGCAAAGTTGGATTACACCGGAGTGGAGGAAGAGGCGGAGTCCATATCCAACCATGAGGCCAACAAGGCGTTAAACGAACAATGGTCCGAATGGAAAGCCATCGGCCTTGTGAAAATCGCCGCCGCCGCCAAACCGAAGGAACCGGAGAAGAAAGAAAAGAAACCGGCCTCGGAGGTCCATGCGGCCGTTCCGGCGCAAAAACCCGCCGGGCAGCCCAAGCCAGTTAAAACGGAAACACCAGCCGCTCCGCCTTCTCCCGCCAATGGTGTCATGAAAACCCTTGCGGCATGGAAGAAGTCCGCCGGGTTGACCAAAGATGGTGACGTTGTGGACATTGTCGGCATCAAGACCGTGGACGGTGGCGCGATTGAAGTGAAGATAGTCAAGCGAACCGGCAAGGGAGCCTTTCAGTCAACCTTGTCGCTCAAGGGCGAAAGCGGCTCTTTCAAGGTTGAGAAAGAGGAAGAAGCCGCCGTCAAGACCAAACCGGCGCAGGCCAAACCTGCCAGGGGCAGGCCTTACACCGTGCATGTGGCCTCCTTCAAGGACTCTGATTCGGCCAAGGGGATGGCCCAGTTCCTGCGCGGCAAGGGGTACAACGCGTATGACATAACAAGCTTTGTTCCGGGGGCCGGCGGGCTTTACCGTGTGGCTGTGGACAGGTTCGCGTCGTACGCCGAGGCGAAGGAATTTTCCGGAAAGCTTGTGGAAGCCAAGATAGCCAGATCGGGCAAGATATTGAAACTGCCATATGCCGCCAGCGTTGGCGGATACAAGAGCGGCGAAGAAGCGGCCAAAAAGACTGGTGAACTGTCCTCAAAAGGATACTCCGCCTATACGGTGCAGGAAGCAGCCGGAGGGGCGTCTGTGATGATCGGTGCGTTCGACTCGGAGTCCGCCGCCAGTGAAGCCGCGGAGAAGCTGGCTTCAAATGATTTTTCATTATCCGTAGTCCAGCCGTAAAGTCTGTAGTAGAATCCCCGCTTTACCGTTTAACCTTTGGATTTGAATTCATAAATGACAAGAGTCAATCCCTTTAGGGGAGTGCGTTACAACCTGGAAAAAATCAAAGCGGCCGACGTGCTGGCTCCGCCGTATGATGTGATATCGCCCGACGCGCAAAGGGCCTTTTACGAAAAGAGCGACAGGAACGTGGTCCGCCTCATTCTTGGGATAGAGAATGAGACCGACACCCAGACAAACAACCGCTATACCCGCTCTTCGATGTTCCTGGCCAAGTGGCTGGCCGACGGCACATTGGCCCGCGACCCGAAGCCTGCGCTGTATCTGTACGCCCAGGACTACGAAGTGGAAGGGGAAAAGACGCGCCGGACCGGGTTCATTTGCAGGAGGCTCATCGAGCCTTTGGGGGTCTCCATTTTCCCCCACGAGCGCACCTTGTCGGGGCCGAAGACGGACAGACTCAATCTCACACGCGCGTGCCAGATGAATTTTTCGCCGGTGTTCGGGCTTTATTCAGACCCGGCCCGGACCCTGGACGGAATATGGGCGGGCATAATCTCCAATGAGACTCCGGACATCGACGTCACCGACGATGAAGGGGTCCGCCACGCCATGTGGACGGTGGCGGACGTGAAGATCATCCACAAGGCGCAGGAATTTCTTGAGGACAAACCTGTGGTGATAGCCGACGGCCACCACCGGTACGAGACCGCGTTAAACTACAGGAATGAGCGGCGCGCCGCCGAGAATCCCAGCGGAGTGACGGAATACGACTGCGCCCTGATGTACCTGTCCAATTCGTGCGGCGAGGGCTTTACGGTGCTGCCGACGCACAGGGTGGTCAAGGAGGTAAAAATCGCGGACATGCAAAGCCTGCTTGGAAAAATGAGAAAGTATTTCGCGATAGAGGAGGCTCCTCTTTCCAAGGACAAGCTGGCGGAATTCACCCACGCGCTGGCTTTGGCCGGCAAGGGCGCTCCCGCCTTCGGCATGATCGCCCCTGGGGGGAAGATATACACCTTGAAGCTTGATCTGGACAAGTATATGAAAGAGACGTCTTCATCCGGCGTCGCCTCGATTTTAAGGACGCTGGACGTATCCGTTCTCCAGGAGCTTGTGTTTGAAAACATCCTGGGCATAAGCAAGGAGGCTGTTGCGGACAAGAAGACCGTGGGCTACACCATCCACGCCGCCGAGGCGGCGGGGCTTGTGGAATCTGGCGCCGCGAAACTTGCGTTCCTGCTCAACCCGGCGGATGTGGACATGGTGATAAAGGTGGCCACATCCGGCAGCGTGATGCCCCAGAAGTCCACATACTTTTATCCGAAACTCATATCCGGGCTCGTGATGAACCCGCTGCGTTGATGAAAGTCATCCGAGCGGATTTTATAAAATCAGCCGTAAAGCCGGGGCAGTACCCATCCCTGACGCTGCCGGAAGTGGCGTTTGCAGGCAGGTCCAACGTGGGCAAATCGTCGCTGATAAACTCGCTCACCGGGCGCAAGGGGCTTGTGAAGGTGAGCAAGACCCCCGGCAAGACGCAGTTGCTCAATTTCTTTAAAATCAACGACGCGCTGACCCTGGTGGACATGCCCGGGTACGGATTCGCCAACGTTCCGGAAAAAACGAAGGAAAGCTGGGGCGAGATGGTTGAAACATACCTTAAGAACCGGGATCAGCTAAAATGCGTCGTGTCGCTCCTTGATTGCCGCCGCGTCCCGAATGAGGACGACATCCAGCTTCTGACATGGCTGCGCCACTACGAAGTTCCGACGGTCATCGTTTTCACAAAGATAGACAAGATACCCAAGACGCACAGGATCAGGTTCGTCCGGGAAGCGATGGCGCCTCTCACGGAAGTGACCGGCGGGGCGGCGAAGCCGGTGATGTATTCATCCCTTTCCGGCGAAGGGAAACGGGAACTGTGGATCGCCATTGAAACACTGTCGAGACTCAGGAAACACCCAGGCTAGACCTCGCCCCAGATTATCTCGAAGGGGAAATCGCCCGCGGACATGACGTGCTTTTTCGCCTTTTCATAAATCCCCGCGTCCGTCGTGTTGAAAGAAACTTCGTCGTCCTGCGAAAATCGGAACACGGCCCGTCCACCGGCGCCTATGGCGTAGCAAGTGGTCCCAAGGGCTGTGATCTGGGGTGTGATGATTTTCACGGCGGTGTCCGCCTCGTCTTTTTCCAGGATTATCACGTCCATGCCGCGCCCTCCGCCCGATAGCACATTGAGGGCCGCGGCCTCTTCCTTGGTGACAACTCCGCCTTTCACAAGGCCGGATAAGTCCTCGTCCAGCCATTCGTTGTCGGATGCGTAAAGCATGGCCGGGAAAAGGTCCAGCGCGCTCAGAACGCCGAAGGCGGCGGCCACCATGGCCCGTTCCACCGTGGCGCTCTCCCGGGATGCCGCCTCGAAGACGCCAGTCGAAAGGTCCGGTATGGACAAATTGGCGAAATCAAAGCCTATCGCCGAATCCTCGTCGGCGAAGCGCAATGAACGCCCATCCTCGTCCAATCCAAGGCCGGAGGACTTTATGGAGTTGAAGAACTCTGTCTC contains:
- a CDS encoding YihA family ribosome biogenesis GTP-binding protein encodes the protein MKVIRADFIKSAVKPGQYPSLTLPEVAFAGRSNVGKSSLINSLTGRKGLVKVSKTPGKTQLLNFFKINDALTLVDMPGYGFANVPEKTKESWGEMVETYLKNRDQLKCVVSLLDCRRVPNEDDIQLLTWLRHYEVPTVIVFTKIDKIPKTHRIRFVREAMAPLTEVTGGAAKPVMYSSLSGEGKRELWIAIETLSRLRKHPG
- a CDS encoding DUF1015 domain-containing protein; its protein translation is MTRVNPFRGVRYNLEKIKAADVLAPPYDVISPDAQRAFYEKSDRNVVRLILGIENETDTQTNNRYTRSSMFLAKWLADGTLARDPKPALYLYAQDYEVEGEKTRRTGFICRRLIEPLGVSIFPHERTLSGPKTDRLNLTRACQMNFSPVFGLYSDPARTLDGIWAGIISNETPDIDVTDDEGVRHAMWTVADVKIIHKAQEFLEDKPVVIADGHHRYETALNYRNERRAAENPSGVTEYDCALMYLSNSCGEGFTVLPTHRVVKEVKIADMQSLLGKMRKYFAIEEAPLSKDKLAEFTHALALAGKGAPAFGMIAPGGKIYTLKLDLDKYMKETSSSGVASILRTLDVSVLQELVFENILGISKEAVADKKTVGYTIHAAEAAGLVESGAAKLAFLLNPADVDMVIKVATSGSVMPQKSTYFYPKLISGLVMNPLR
- a CDS encoding SPOR domain-containing protein, with protein sequence MAPLATHALSLGKIRVTGSTTNQFKAEIPVQSDGKGGLVVSLGSEADYRRLRLVRPQFLDNLHIQVADHPSNPGQKIIYITSPDPIYQPSFNLIVKAFMSGGQIMESYFLALDFQKNLSLEMASGKDEDKAGVQRAASGLEAGSEAGSSAELDKIRLEEMEASRREDRIRSALKGEQPAAQTPPAAAEPKQPASKPEPAVKAESTAMADIKSSEESASARQYITSTEQPAPQAAPAKSEEPIEIVIKGDETQVKKPSGEVVTSVEPSPAPSKPVAVEGGSYTVAGGDTMFKVAHKIGVSQVGVNKYVVALWKKNKKSFIRGNIHGLKKDAKLDYTGVEEEAESISNHEANKALNEQWSEWKAIGLVKIAAAAKPKEPEKKEKKPASEVHAAVPAQKPAGQPKPVKTETPAAPPSPANGVMKTLAAWKKSAGLTKDGDVVDIVGIKTVDGGAIEVKIVKRTGKGAFQSTLSLKGESGSFKVEKEEEAAVKTKPAQAKPARGRPYTVHVASFKDSDSAKGMAQFLRGKGYNAYDITSFVPGAGGLYRVAVDRFASYAEAKEFSGKLVEAKIARSGKILKLPYAASVGGYKSGEEAAKKTGELSSKGYSAYTVQEAAGGASVMIGAFDSESAASEAAEKLASNDFSLSVVQP